GCGCTGGCTCACGAGACGATCATGGGCCGGCCCGACGACGCTCGGAAACAGCAGCAGACCACGCGCTGGTACGTGAACGCCTACCTGCACGCCGATGACCTGGACGTTCTACCCCTCGGCGAGGACGTGCTTGACGGCCTCCAGTTCGGAGGCAAACGGAACTACGGCTACGGGACGACCACGCTGAAAGACACGCAGGTCGTTGACCTGGAGGTACTGGACTACTCGCGTCTCGAAGACGGCGAGGCGTTCATCCTCGAACTTGTGACGCCGTTCGTCCTCCAGTCGGAGTACCCGAAGGCGAACAACGTGGACGTTCCCTGGTGGTGGAGCGTAGACGACGAAGCGCAGCTGCGCCACCGCCTGGAGAAGGTCATCGAGGGCGGCGACGTATACGAGTTGGAGACGGTCGATCACGGCGTGGTCGTCGGCTACGATGGCGACCGTCCGGTGGAGACCGCGATGTCCGGACTCACCCGCGTCGGGAATCACTCGAAGTACGGCTTCGGAGAGCTTCGAGTGAAGCCAGTCACTCCAGATGAAACTAACGTCAAGAAACGGATAGAAAACCGGAAGTCGGAGCACTGACAAACGAACAATGACCGGCAAGGATTCCGCAGTGTCCCAGTCGGTCAGACTGAATAAAGTAGATCACATTGCCAACAACTGATAACTGCGCGGATTCCGGCGGATCGGACGGAATTCTACCCCCACCGGTACCGTATTACGTGGCCCCTGCGAGGCATCGACCATGGACGTCACCATCGAGCCCTCGCACGTTCGCGGGACGGCGCGGGCGCCGCCGTCGAAGAGCTACACCCACCGCGCGATCCTCGCGGCGGGCTACGCCGACGGCGCGACCGTCCGCGACCCCCTCTGGAGCGCCGACACGCGCGCGACCGCCCGCGCCGTCGACCTGTTCGGCGGCGACGTGACCCGGGCCGAGAACGGCACCCTCGCCGTCGACGGCTTCGGCGGCCGCCCCGGCGTCCCGGCGGACGTGATCGACTGCGACAACAGCGGGACGACGATGCGACTGGTCACCGCGACGGCGGCGCTGGCCGACGGCACGTCGGTCCTCACCGGCGACGAGTCGCTGCGCTCGCGGCCGCAGGGGCCGCTGCTCGAAGCCGTCGCGGACCTCGGCGGCGAGGCGTTCAGCACCCGCGGGAACGGGCAGGCCCCCCTCGTGGTCACCGGCCCCGTCTCCGGCGGCGCGACCTCGATCCCCGGCGACGTCTCCTCGCAGTACGTCTCGGCGCTGCTGATGGCCGGCGCCGTCACCGACGAGGGAATCGAGATCGACCTCGAAACGCCCCTCAAGTCCGCGCCGTACGTCGACGTGACGATCGAGGTGCTCGGGGCGTTCGGCGTCGACGCCAGCCACACCGACGCCGGGTTCGCGGTCGACGGCGGCCAGTCGTACGCGCCGACCGGCGGCGAGTACCGCGTCCCCGGCGACTTCTCGTCGATCTCCTACCTCGCGGCCGCGGGCGCCGTCGCGGGCGACGACGCGGTCCGCGTCGAGGGCGCCCGCCCGAGCGCGCAGGGCGACAGCGCCATCCTCGAAATCCTCGAACGGATGGGCGCCCACGTCGACTGGCGCCGCGACGAGGGCGTCGTCGACGTCGCCCGGAGCGCCCTCGACGGGATCGAGGTCTCGGTCGAGGACACGCCGGACCTGCTGCCGACGGTGGCGACCCTCGGCGCCGTCGCCGACGGCGACACCCGCATTACGAACGCCGAACACGTCCGCTTCAAGGAGACCGACCGCGTGAGCGCGATGGCCGCGGAACTCGGGAAGATGGGCGTCGAGACGACCGAGGAGCGCGACTCGCTGACGGTCCACGGGAGCGAGTCGTCGCTCTCGGGGGCGACCGTCGACGGCCGCGGCGACCACCGGATCGTCATGTCGCTCGCGGTCGCCGCGCTGGCGGCCGACGGCGCGACGACGATCCACGGGGCCGAGCACGTCGACGTCTCCTTCCCGGGCTTCTTCGACGTGCTGTACGACCTCGGCGCGAGCGTCGAGCGCGACGAGTGAGTGGATCGCGGACGACCCGGCCGTCGACTTTTCCGCCGCGAGCGCGTACGACGATCCATGTCGCGTGATCGCGTCGAGCGGTCGCTCGCCGAGC
The Salinilacihabitans rarus DNA segment above includes these coding regions:
- the aroA gene encoding 3-phosphoshikimate 1-carboxyvinyltransferase, whose amino-acid sequence is MDVTIEPSHVRGTARAPPSKSYTHRAILAAGYADGATVRDPLWSADTRATARAVDLFGGDVTRAENGTLAVDGFGGRPGVPADVIDCDNSGTTMRLVTATAALADGTSVLTGDESLRSRPQGPLLEAVADLGGEAFSTRGNGQAPLVVTGPVSGGATSIPGDVSSQYVSALLMAGAVTDEGIEIDLETPLKSAPYVDVTIEVLGAFGVDASHTDAGFAVDGGQSYAPTGGEYRVPGDFSSISYLAAAGAVAGDDAVRVEGARPSAQGDSAILEILERMGAHVDWRRDEGVVDVARSALDGIEVSVEDTPDLLPTVATLGAVADGDTRITNAEHVRFKETDRVSAMAAELGKMGVETTEERDSLTVHGSESSLSGATVDGRGDHRIVMSLAVAALAADGATTIHGAEHVDVSFPGFFDVLYDLGASVERDE